The following is a genomic window from Streptosporangiales bacterium.
GGCGCGAGCCTACGTTCGCAAGGACGATCTCACGCCGCGGCTGCTGCGCGAGCTGCGTTAGGCACCTCGCCGCGGACCGCCGTGCCGGCGCCGGGCGCCGACTCCACGTGCAGCGTGCCGCCGAGCGCGCCGAGGCGGTCCGCCATGTTCACGAACCCGTGTCCCTGCGCCGTGCCGCCGGCATCCATCGCGAAGCCCGCGCCGTCGTCGCGTACCTCGAAACGGAGGAGCCCGCCCTGGTCCTCGATCCTGACCACGATGGACGCACCGGAGCCGGCGTGCTTGCCCGCGTTCTGGATCGCCTCGAGGCAGCAGAAGTACACCGCCGCCTCGACCTCCTCGGCATAGCGCCCGGTGGTCTTGACACAGAGCTCGCAGGGCAGCGGCGCCCGACGCGCGACGGACTGCAGCGCCTGGTCGAGCCCGTGGTTGCGCAGCAGCGGCGGGTAGATGCCGTGAGCGAGCTCGCGCAGGGCGCCGATCGTCTCCTGGACGTCGGTGCGCAGTTCGTCGAGCAGCAGGCCCGTGGCGGCCGGGTCCTCGCCCGCCAGCTCCTTGGCGAGGCCGAGCTTGACCGACAGCGCCACCAGGTGCTGCTGCGCACCGTCGTGCAGGTCGCGCTCGATCGTCCGGCGCGACGCGTCCGCGGCACTCACGATCCGCAGCCGCGAGGCCTGCAGCTCCTCGTTGCGCATGCGCAGCTCCTCAAGCGACGCCTGCAGCGCGGAGTCGAGGCGCATGTTGTGCAGCGCCAGGCCGACCTGCCTCGCCAGCTCGACGAGGACGCGCTCGTCCTCGGCCGAGAAGTCCGGGTCGTCGGGCGCACGCCTGACGACCAGCAGGCCGAGCAGCTCGCCGAGGTGGGCAGCCGGGGCCACCCGCACCGAAGCCCCCTCGGGTGCCTGCGCGTGGTCGTCGTCCGCGAGCAGGGCGGGCAGCCAGACCGCGCACCACGCGGGGCCGCCGACCCGCGTCCTGCCCACGACGACGCGCTCCTTCTCGGTCAGGACCAGCCGCCGCGCGGGACGTTCCGGCACGCTGACGGTACGGCTGAGGTCGCCACCGGCGCCCACCCACACCTCGGCGCCGGCCGGGGCGACGGTCGCCCGCAGCGACTCGACCAGCTGCAGCAGCAGCTCGTCGAACGGCACCGCGCGGCTCATCCGCGCGCCGAAGGACGCCAGCGCCTCCTCCGGCGGCGTGCCCGCCCGGCCGAGCAGCGTCTCGCCGAAAGACACCAGCCTGACCCGCAGCGGCAGCGCGAGCACCACCGCGCTCAGCGCGGCGACGACGCTGCCGAACAGGATCTCGCGCTCCCCGCCGACGGGTGCCCGCCCGAGACCGACCACCACGACGAGGTAGACCGCCACCACCATGACCGCGAGGCCCGCGACGACGAACGCCTCGACGAGCGCACGCTCGGCGACCCTGGCCGTCGCCGGCAACAGGCCGAACACCAGGCCGAGCGGCATCGCCACGAAGGCGCCCGCCAGCCACGGCAGGACGTCGTCGGGCACTCCGAGCAGGAGGTGGACCGCCAGCAGGACCGCGTCCGCCGCGACCATCACGACGGCACCCGCGGCGGTCCACTGCAGGGTGCGCCGGCGTACGGCGTCGACCCTGCGGCAGCGCAGCGCCACCGCCGCAGACGCCGCCAGGCCGGCCGGCACCACGACCGCGATCGCGGTCGCCGTCGCGAGCTCGCGCGCGGTGACGGCGAGCCAGGCCGTCCACGCGACGGCGACCGCCAGGACGGCCGCGGCGAGGATCCGGCGCCACCGCGACGCCAGCTCGCCGTCGGGGAGCGTGAGCCCGAGGCAGAACCACGCCGCGACCGCGGCGGGGACCAGCGGCGCCCAGAGACCGGCCGCGGGCGAGACGACCGCGACGACCAGCGCCGCGCGGACCAGCGCCGGCCGGCCCGCGCGGAACGCCGCGAGCGCGGCGACCAGCCAGCCGGCGGCGACGACCACCGATGCCGTGACCATTCCTCACTCCGTCCGTAGGACGCTACCGATGCGCAGCCGCGCGGCGCGGTGTCCCGGCCACGCGGCGAGCAGGTTCGCGACGAGGACCGCCACCGGGGCGGCGAGCAGCAGTGCGAAGAACGCGAGCGGCGGCTGGTAGTACAGCGGCGTGTTCTCCGCCACCAGTCGCCACAACGTCCGTCCGAGCGCGAGCCCGAGCGGCACACCGAACAGCAGGCCGATCGCGGCGAGCAGCGTCGCCTGGGTCACCACGACCACGCGTGACTGCGTGCGGGTCATGCCGACGGCGCGGAGCACCGCCACCTCGTAGCGGCGACGCCGCACCGCCGTCGCCAGCGCGTGCCCGACCGCGCCCACCGCCAGCAGGGCGAGGAACGCACCGAGCGCGATCGGCAGCTCGCGTACGTCCTGGATCTCCGCGACCTGGGGCGGCAGGGTCGCGAGCTGCAGCGGTATCGGCTGGCCGAGGTCCGCCGCCGACTCCTTCTGCAGCCTCGCCAGGACGGCGTCCGGGTCGGCTCCCTGGCGCAGCGTGATCTGCGCCGTGTGGAACTTGAAGCCGGTGAAGAGTGCGTCGTATCCCGCGGTCGTGAGCCAGCCGCCCTCGTCGTACCCGTTGTGCGAGCCGAGGGGGACGAAGCCGATGCCGGTGACCCGCAACGCGTGCGGCTCCCTGTTGCCGGTGAACCGTACGGTCGAGCCGATCTCGGCGCCGAGCCGCTTCGCGCTCGTCGGTGCGAGCACCACCTCGGCGCCGGTCGTCGGCAGCGTCCCCGCCGTCAGGACCACCGGGGTCGGCTTCCCGACCGGGTCCAGCGTGTACATCGCGACGCTGCCGCCCGGCGCCTCGGCCACCGCATTGCGGGCGTCGTTGACGGCAGCGACGTCCTGGTCCTGCGCCAGGTAGCCGAGGACCTTGTCCGTCGGCGCGAAGTCCTCGCCGTTGAGGCCGAGGAAGGTCTCGAGCTGGTGGGTCTGCCCGAACCTGGCGGGGTTGTCGGCGGCATCGGAGACCCCGGCCGAGAACGTCAGTGCCGCGAGCACGCCGAGCACACCGGTCACCGCCCCGAAGATCGCCGGCCGCACGGGCACCGCGCTGCGTCCGCGGCCCGGCTCGAGCGCGAACCTCGCACCGACGACCACGGGCACCGGTAGGCCGGCTCGTGCCGCGGACACCGCCACCGCGGAACGCCGCGGCGACGTCCGGTCCCTGCGTGGCGACAGCGCGAACCACGCCGCCGCCCCCGCCGCCGCGAGCACCGCCAGCGGCGCGAGCACCCAGCCGGCGCCGAGCACCGCCCAGTCGGCGTGCGCGCCGGGATCCGGTTCGATCAGCGCGGCGGCGCCGATCGGCATCCAGTACGACACGGCGACGGCGCCCGCGACCCCCAGCGTGGCGCCGGCGACGGCTGCCGCGAACGGGCCGGCCGATGCCGCCAGCATCGCCTCACGGGGCGTCATGCCCAGGCCGCGGATGACCCGCAGGTCGGCCGCCGTGGCCGCGGTGTAGCGGGCGACCGACTGGCCGATCAGCACCATGGCCGCTGCCAGCGCCGCGAGGCCGAAGGCGAGCAGGCAGGCGGCCTCGAACGCGTTGACCTTCTGCGCGTGCCGCTGCTTGTCGGCCATGTTCCACACGTCGATGTCGCTGCGGCCGCTCACCCGGGCGAGTTCCTCGCGGAACGCGGGCAGCGCCGACTCGCCACCGCGCAGCCGGACCATGGCGTTGACGTACACCGACTTCTTCGCCCCGAGGATGCTCGCCGGATGGCGTTCGAACACCGCCGGCGACGCGACGACCCGACCCTTGCTCCCCACGTCCTCGCCGAACCAGCCGGAGCGGACGACGCCGACGATGCGGGCGCGGATGACCGGACCGGACGGCTCGTCGAGGGTCGCCTCCTGCTGGTAGGCGTCCATCTGTTCCGGCGTGGCCAGGCGCAGCGTGACCGTGTCGCCGACCCCCTTGCCGTAGTCGTGGGGGAAGCGCGGCGTCACGACCACCTCGTCGACCCGGTCGAAGTCCAGCATCCGACCCTCGATGACCACCGGGCGCTCGATCGTGCGCATCAGCTCCACGCCGGCGGCCGGGAAGTCCACGCT
Proteins encoded in this region:
- a CDS encoding FtsX-like permease family protein, giving the protein MKTVLVTWSALELRRRWRSLVVLALLVAFATMTVLAAVAGARRADTAVERLLAETLPADAVVLPNQPGFDWDAVRALPQVETLAEFPVSGFMVDGVDEDSVDFPAAGVELMRTIERPVVIEGRMLDFDRVDEVVVTPRFPHDYGKGVGDTVTLRLATPEQMDAYQQEATLDEPSGPVIRARIVGVVRSGWFGEDVGSKGRVVASPAVFERHPASILGAKKSVYVNAMVRLRGGESALPAFREELARVSGRSDIDVWNMADKQRHAQKVNAFEAACLLAFGLAALAAAMVLIGQSVARYTAATAADLRVIRGLGMTPREAMLAASAGPFAAAVAGATLGVAGAVAVSYWMPIGAAALIEPDPGAHADWAVLGAGWVLAPLAVLAAAGAAAWFALSPRRDRTSPRRSAVAVSAARAGLPVPVVVGARFALEPGRGRSAVPVRPAIFGAVTGVLGVLAALTFSAGVSDAADNPARFGQTHQLETFLGLNGEDFAPTDKVLGYLAQDQDVAAVNDARNAVAEAPGGSVAMYTLDPVGKPTPVVLTAGTLPTTGAEVVLAPTSAKRLGAEIGSTVRFTGNREPHALRVTGIGFVPLGSHNGYDEGGWLTTAGYDALFTGFKFHTAQITLRQGADPDAVLARLQKESAADLGQPIPLQLATLPPQVAEIQDVRELPIALGAFLALLAVGAVGHALATAVRRRRYEVAVLRAVGMTRTQSRVVVVTQATLLAAIGLLFGVPLGLALGRTLWRLVAENTPLYYQPPLAFFALLLAAPVAVLVANLLAAWPGHRAARLRIGSVLRTE
- a CDS encoding GAF domain-containing protein, giving the protein MVTASVVVAAGWLVAALAAFRAGRPALVRAALVVAVVSPAAGLWAPLVPAAVAAWFCLGLTLPDGELASRWRRILAAAVLAVAVAWTAWLAVTARELATATAIAVVVPAGLAASAAVALRCRRVDAVRRRTLQWTAAGAVVMVAADAVLLAVHLLLGVPDDVLPWLAGAFVAMPLGLVFGLLPATARVAERALVEAFVVAGLAVMVVAVYLVVVVGLGRAPVGGEREILFGSVVAALSAVVLALPLRVRLVSFGETLLGRAGTPPEEALASFGARMSRAVPFDELLLQLVESLRATVAPAGAEVWVGAGGDLSRTVSVPERPARRLVLTEKERVVVGRTRVGGPAWCAVWLPALLADDDHAQAPEGASVRVAPAAHLGELLGLLVVRRAPDDPDFSAEDERVLVELARQVGLALHNMRLDSALQASLEELRMRNEELQASRLRIVSAADASRRTIERDLHDGAQQHLVALSVKLGLAKELAGEDPAATGLLLDELRTDVQETIGALRELAHGIYPPLLRNHGLDQALQSVARRAPLPCELCVKTTGRYAEEVEAAVYFCCLEAIQNAGKHAGSGASIVVRIEDQGGLLRFEVRDDGAGFAMDAGGTAQGHGFVNMADRLGALGGTLHVESAPGAGTAVRGEVPNAARAAAAA